A genomic window from Alkalihalobacillus sp. AL-G includes:
- a CDS encoding glycosyl hydrolase family 18 protein: MKKGIALLFSLSVLLSACGGNGNQNEAASPPKEETTPHPRLEQIQSEPGQSKIQEVDPSETKHGKTKIETIGFLEPIDANQAVEEVKKVGKHLTYVAFFSYRVKEDGSLHPIKDEAALEQTRKSGATPMMVLTNFTEGNFSADIAHKIFTDKAASKNLIQSVLDTMKSKGYEALNIDFEHIRAEDRDLYNGFLETILPTVREAGYTVSTALAPKTSDEQSGPWHGAHDYKRHGELADFVVLMTYEWGWSGGPPRAVSPIPQVRAVLDYAKSVIPAEKIVMGAPLYGYDWTLPYKKGGEFAKRLSPQAAADLATKEKVDVKFDNKSQAPHFKYTDDKGKKHEVWFENEQSMQAKFNLAKEYKLRGIAYWVLGEEFPANWTLLDDQFEIK; the protein is encoded by the coding sequence ATGAAAAAAGGTATCGCACTCTTGTTCTCTCTTTCGGTATTGCTTTCGGCTTGTGGTGGAAACGGAAATCAAAATGAAGCAGCCTCTCCACCAAAAGAGGAAACAACCCCTCATCCACGGCTGGAACAAATTCAATCAGAACCGGGACAATCTAAAATTCAGGAGGTAGACCCTTCTGAAACAAAGCATGGGAAGACGAAAATTGAGACGATTGGATTTCTAGAGCCGATTGATGCGAATCAAGCTGTTGAAGAAGTGAAAAAGGTTGGGAAACACCTTACGTATGTAGCCTTTTTTAGCTATCGGGTAAAAGAAGACGGTAGTTTACATCCGATTAAGGATGAGGCAGCGCTCGAACAGACACGCAAATCAGGTGCGACACCGATGATGGTTCTTACCAATTTTACAGAAGGGAATTTTTCAGCCGACATCGCTCATAAAATTTTTACCGATAAAGCGGCTTCGAAAAATCTGATTCAAAGTGTGTTGGACACGATGAAATCAAAAGGATATGAAGCACTGAACATCGACTTTGAACATATTCGTGCAGAGGACCGTGATCTTTATAACGGGTTCTTGGAAACGATTTTGCCGACCGTTCGGGAGGCCGGATACACCGTTTCAACCGCTTTGGCGCCAAAAACAAGTGATGAACAATCGGGGCCATGGCACGGGGCTCACGATTATAAACGGCACGGTGAGTTAGCCGATTTTGTCGTGTTGATGACGTACGAGTGGGGCTGGTCCGGGGGTCCTCCAAGGGCTGTTTCACCAATTCCGCAGGTTCGAGCCGTACTGGATTATGCGAAGTCCGTCATCCCTGCTGAAAAAATCGTCATGGGAGCGCCGCTGTATGGTTATGATTGGACACTTCCATATAAAAAGGGCGGAGAATTTGCAAAGCGGTTATCCCCTCAAGCGGCAGCAGACCTTGCTACGAAAGAGAAAGTGGATGTGAAATTTGATAATAAATCGCAAGCTCCACATTTTAAATATACCGATGACAAAGGGAAAAAGCATGAGGTTTGGTTTGAAAATGAGCAGAGCATGCAGGCCAAATTCAATCTTGCTAAGGAGTATAAACTGCGTGGCATCGCCTATTGGGTTCTTGGCGAGGAGTTTCCTGCGAATTGGACCCTTCTGGATGATCAATTTGAGATTAAATGA
- a CDS encoding glycine/sarcosine/betaine reductase selenoprotein B family protein: MKLRTKLRSKMAVAFEEAFPRVYKRFTLKISKGNADVVESKLTKPLPDCRVALLTSAGVHLKKDVPFDVDSSGDYSYRIIPGDTEDSDLEVTHIYYNTKDAKVDKSIVFPLAQLRQLGEAGKIGSVSDVNIGVNGGTLKPGPHEQETAPEVARLLKDDGVDVVLLVPG; this comes from the coding sequence ATGAAATTGCGTACAAAACTAAGATCGAAGATGGCTGTCGCTTTTGAAGAAGCGTTTCCTCGTGTATACAAACGGTTCACTCTCAAAATATCAAAAGGAAATGCTGATGTTGTCGAGTCGAAGTTAACCAAGCCACTGCCCGATTGCAGGGTAGCGTTATTAACGAGTGCTGGCGTTCATTTAAAGAAGGATGTGCCATTTGATGTAGATAGCTCGGGTGATTACAGCTATCGGATCATTCCAGGTGATACGGAAGATAGTGACTTGGAAGTAACACATATCTACTATAATACGAAGGATGCCAAGGTCGATAAATCGATTGTCTTTCCTCTCGCTCAGCTTAGGCAATTGGGAGAGGCAGGCAAAATCGGTTCTGTTTCGGATGTGAATATCGGGGTGAACGGCGGAACGCTCAAACCAGGTCCCCACGAGCAAGAGACAGCACCTGAGGTTGCTAGGTTGTTGAAGGACGATGGTGTAGATGTCGTCCTTCTCGTTCCTGGCTGA
- a CDS encoding protein kinase family protein — MANAIQLAKEVTIQSNHLLNKPHQLKLVGKGRSAFVFKIESEDKVIKVFFPEFHHLAKQEAKIYRQLDDSVYFPKIYETGPNFIIMEYIEGHTFYECLNNGIPITTSMIKKVDKALNHARSKGLNPSDIHLRNLILTISGEVKVIDVVRFSQQKKCYQWDDLKEAHNRFYGRRLSKQKIPKYVIELVALFYKKVYAPFRVKRGGF, encoded by the coding sequence ATGGCAAATGCGATTCAACTAGCGAAGGAAGTAACCATACAATCGAATCATCTCCTCAATAAGCCTCATCAGCTTAAGCTTGTTGGGAAAGGGAGGAGTGCGTTTGTTTTCAAAATAGAGTCAGAGGATAAAGTGATTAAAGTCTTTTTTCCTGAATTTCATCATCTTGCAAAGCAGGAAGCTAAAATCTATCGACAGCTTGATGATTCGGTCTATTTTCCGAAAATCTATGAAACAGGCCCGAATTTTATAATTATGGAGTATATTGAGGGGCATACGTTTTACGAGTGTTTGAACAACGGGATCCCGATTACGACAAGCATGATTAAAAAGGTGGATAAAGCATTGAATCATGCGCGTTCAAAAGGGCTTAACCCTTCAGACATCCATTTGCGAAATCTGATTTTAACCATATCTGGCGAGGTGAAAGTCATTGATGTTGTCCGATTTTCACAGCAAAAAAAATGCTATCAATGGGATGACTTGAAGGAAGCACATAACAGGTTTTACGGTAGGCGTCTTTCAAAACAGAAAATCCCGAAGTACGTCATCGAACTGGTTGCGCTGTTTTACAAAAAGGTATACGCACCTTTCCGGGTAAAAAGAGGGGGATTTTGA
- a CDS encoding zinc-dependent alcohol dehydrogenase produces the protein MRAVTYQGKRDMKVIDKPAPDIEDHEDVIVRITSTAICGSDLHLYEGNFPLPKGYSIGHEPMGIVEEVGKGVTTVKKGDRVIIPFTVTCGRCHYCETNQESQCDNANPHYDSGGYFGYSEKFGDHPGGQAEYLRVPFGNATPFLVPENCELDDESLLFLSDVLPTAYWSVLHSRVKKGDTVIVLGCGPVGLMVQKFAWMKGAERVIAIDYVDYRLDFAKKTNKVEVFDFTSEPDMGETLKEVTKGGADIVIDCVGMDGKKSPLEKVEQNLKLQGGTLGPIQISTKAVRKFGTVQITGAYGGLYNLFPLGPFFARNVTLKMGQAPVRHLMPELYQKIVDGVFDPKEIITHKLPLEKAAHGYKIFSKKEDQCIKVILKP, from the coding sequence ATGCGAGCTGTTACCTATCAGGGAAAGAGGGACATGAAGGTAATTGATAAACCTGCACCCGATATAGAGGATCATGAGGATGTCATCGTACGGATCACTTCCACCGCTATTTGCGGTTCGGACCTTCATTTATACGAAGGGAATTTCCCGTTGCCGAAGGGCTATAGTATCGGTCATGAACCAATGGGAATCGTAGAGGAAGTCGGAAAGGGTGTTACCACGGTTAAAAAGGGGGACCGGGTAATCATCCCTTTTACTGTAACGTGTGGAAGGTGCCACTATTGTGAAACGAATCAAGAAAGTCAATGTGACAATGCCAACCCTCATTATGATTCTGGCGGTTATTTCGGTTATTCGGAAAAATTCGGGGATCATCCAGGTGGGCAGGCTGAATATTTACGTGTCCCTTTTGGAAATGCCACGCCCTTTCTTGTTCCGGAAAACTGTGAACTAGATGACGAATCGCTGTTGTTTTTATCTGATGTTTTACCAACTGCTTATTGGAGTGTTTTGCATTCAAGAGTCAAGAAAGGAGATACTGTAATCGTTCTTGGTTGCGGACCGGTCGGGCTGATGGTACAAAAGTTTGCATGGATGAAGGGTGCGGAACGAGTAATTGCCATCGACTATGTGGATTACAGACTTGATTTTGCAAAGAAAACGAACAAGGTTGAAGTCTTTGATTTTACAAGTGAACCTGATATGGGGGAAACATTAAAGGAAGTTACAAAAGGCGGAGCAGACATCGTCATTGACTGTGTAGGTATGGATGGGAAGAAATCACCTCTTGAAAAAGTGGAACAAAACCTGAAGCTTCAAGGCGGGACACTTGGACCCATTCAGATTTCGACAAAGGCGGTGAGGAAGTTCGGAACGGTACAAATCACCGGTGCATATGGTGGGCTTTATAACCTGTTTCCGCTAGGACCCTTCTTCGCACGGAACGTAACTTTAAAAATGGGGCAAGCACCTGTGAGGCATCTGATGCCGGAATTATATCAAAAGATCGTTGATGGTGTGTTTGACCCGAAAGAAATCATTACACATAAACTTCCGCTCGAGAAAGCAGCACACGGCTATAAAATCTTCAGCAAAAAAGAAGATCAATGTATAAAAGTGATTCTGAAGCCATAA
- a CDS encoding DUF421 domain-containing protein, giving the protein MDWFKYIITPILIFSGGYLYLRLAGKKAVIQMNSFDLLVVLVLGTVLAQPLSSKQTFETLYFGLAFVVLYVLFSFLTLNNKLRWLLVATSTVLIRDGDIDEKGLRKVRMTVAELMSELRIKGFANSKDIEIAVMESAGQISVIPKATTRPVQSRDLQLNPSPTFIPIPLIMDGQVIDHNLKFLQKDQNWLRNELARYSLDSGDYSSVTLATYNQEGTVDVDTNNPNDRLQTPQNYKPGNSN; this is encoded by the coding sequence ATGGATTGGTTTAAATACATCATTACCCCGATTTTGATTTTTTCAGGCGGCTATCTTTATCTAAGACTTGCGGGAAAGAAGGCCGTTATACAAATGAACAGTTTTGACCTTCTTGTTGTGTTGGTCCTAGGTACAGTTTTAGCCCAGCCGCTTTCATCGAAACAAACGTTTGAAACATTATACTTTGGTTTGGCATTCGTTGTATTATATGTTTTGTTTTCCTTTCTCACCTTGAATAATAAGCTTCGCTGGTTATTAGTGGCAACTTCCACAGTTTTGATCAGGGACGGCGATATCGATGAAAAGGGGTTAAGGAAGGTTCGGATGACGGTAGCTGAATTAATGTCCGAGCTTCGAATAAAAGGCTTTGCAAATTCAAAGGATATTGAAATCGCCGTCATGGAATCGGCAGGTCAAATCAGCGTCATACCAAAAGCGACAACAAGGCCCGTTCAATCGAGGGACTTGCAACTTAACCCGTCACCAACTTTCATTCCGATCCCGCTCATTATGGACGGACAAGTTATTGATCATAATTTAAAGTTTCTTCAAAAGGATCAAAATTGGTTGAGAAATGAACTTGCTCGATACTCGTTGGATTCGGGAGATTATTCGAGTGTGACATTAGCTACCTATAATCAGGAGGGTACGGTTGATGTGGATACGAACAATCCCAACGATCGATTACAAACCCCTCAGAACTACAAGCCCGGGAATAGCAATTGA
- a CDS encoding MBL fold metallo-hydrolase gives MNEEVENAFLPMTSVSSGKGSLVIHDVYCYTNQIVNICFINIPNNKWVLIDAGMPKSAEKIIQGAEKQFGKGSWPEAIILTHGHFDHIGSVEALAELWNIPVYAHQLEFPYLTGEQDYPPGDPSVDGGLVSEMSPLFPNHSIDITEKLNPLPADGTVPLLSDWKWIHTPGHTPGHISLFREKDQTLIAGDAFVTVDQESLYKVMTQKKEINGPPAYFTMDWDEAKVSVQTLRDLQPELAITGHGVPMSGNELTRELNKLAENFDTLARPDSKT, from the coding sequence ATGAATGAAGAAGTTGAAAACGCCTTTCTTCCAATGACATCCGTTTCAAGCGGAAAAGGGAGTCTGGTTATACATGATGTGTATTGCTATACAAATCAGATCGTAAATATTTGCTTTATTAATATTCCGAACAACAAGTGGGTTCTAATCGATGCAGGAATGCCGAAATCTGCTGAAAAAATCATACAAGGTGCGGAGAAGCAATTCGGAAAGGGAAGCTGGCCAGAAGCGATTATTCTTACGCACGGACATTTCGATCATATCGGAAGCGTGGAAGCGTTAGCGGAACTTTGGAATATACCTGTGTATGCACACCAGCTGGAATTCCCTTATTTGACTGGAGAACAGGATTATCCTCCTGGTGATCCTTCTGTCGATGGTGGCCTTGTCAGTGAAATGTCTCCCCTTTTTCCGAATCATTCGATAGACATTACTGAAAAATTGAACCCACTTCCTGCAGATGGCACTGTTCCGTTATTAAGCGATTGGAAATGGATTCACACACCAGGACATACACCAGGACACATTTCATTATTCAGAGAAAAGGACCAGACATTGATTGCCGGTGATGCTTTTGTAACAGTGGATCAGGAGTCACTTTATAAAGTCATGACACAAAAGAAAGAAATCAACGGACCTCCCGCTTATTTTACGATGGATTGGGATGAGGCAAAGGTATCCGTTCAAACTTTACGGGACCTTCAGCCGGAATTAGCGATTACGGGGCATGGTGTTCCGATGTCTGGAAATGAATTGACCCGTGAATTAAATAAACTTGCAGAAAACTTTGATACCCTTGCTCGTCCGGATAGTAAAACATAA
- a CDS encoding YjcZ family sporulation protein, with translation MSDWDNRKGFALLVVLFILLIIVGTAYNRRGYGGGFGGCGLGGFGGGYGGGIW, from the coding sequence ATGAGCGATTGGGATAACAGAAAGGGATTTGCTTTGCTTGTAGTTCTCTTCATTCTCCTTATCATTGTCGGCACAGCCTATAATCGTAGAGGCTATGGCGGTGGCTTCGGTGGATGTGGCCTTGGCGGCTTCGGAGGAGGTTACGGCGGAGGCATCTGGTAA
- a CDS encoding CAP domain-containing protein → MKKIRLSILLSAVLSISMLSACNVDENQGANDINYDPVAFEDEGRNDDGPRTQTFDEDRDRTWWYGQQFQLNNRYTARDGDNRYMAPRFGPDRQQDQQQERTQPAPAPEQPQQTQPQTQPDGAKALSEIERQVIELTNKERQKQGLPTLKADVKLAQVAQEKSNDMQENGYFSHNSPNYGSPFQMMQEFGVSYQSAAENIAAGQQSAEQVVQAWMNSPGHRRNIMNKELTHIGVGCAKGGRQGIYWTQMFIEK, encoded by the coding sequence ATGAAAAAAATCAGGCTTAGCATTTTATTGTCAGCTGTACTTTCAATAAGTATGTTGTCTGCATGTAATGTCGATGAAAACCAGGGAGCAAATGATATAAATTACGACCCTGTAGCGTTTGAGGATGAAGGTAGAAATGATGACGGGCCTCGAACTCAAACCTTCGATGAAGATCGGGATCGTACCTGGTGGTATGGGCAACAATTTCAATTAAATAATCGCTATACTGCCAGAGATGGGGATAATCGATATATGGCTCCGCGTTTTGGGCCAGACAGACAACAAGATCAACAACAAGAAAGAACCCAACCGGCACCCGCTCCAGAGCAACCACAACAAACACAACCGCAAACACAGCCTGATGGTGCAAAAGCATTAAGTGAAATCGAAAGGCAAGTCATCGAACTTACGAACAAAGAACGGCAAAAACAAGGGTTACCGACTTTAAAAGCCGATGTAAAATTAGCCCAAGTGGCACAGGAAAAATCAAATGACATGCAGGAAAACGGATACTTTTCCCATAACTCACCGAATTATGGCTCACCGTTTCAAATGATGCAGGAATTTGGTGTATCCTACCAATCAGCAGCAGAAAATATCGCCGCAGGACAACAGTCTGCTGAACAAGTCGTTCAAGCTTGGATGAACAGTCCAGGTCACCGCCGCAACATTATGAACAAAGAACTGACTCATATTGGTGTTGGTTGTGCAAAAGGTGGAAGACAGGGGATATATTGGACACAAATGTTTATTGAAAAGTAA
- the katA gene encoding catalase KatA, with the protein MDGKKKNLTTSWGAPVGDNQNSMTAGARGPVLIQDVHLLEKLAHFNRERVPERVVHAKGAGAHGYFEVTNDLTQYTKADFLSEVGKTTPMFIRFSTVAGELGSADTVRDPRGFAVKFYTEEGNYDLVGNNTPVFFIRDAIKFPDFIHTQKRHPKTHLKNPNAVWDFWSLSPESLHQVTILMSDRGIPATFRHMHGFGSHTFKWVNEDGDAVWVKYHFKTEQGVKNLTEEVATKIAGENPDYHTEDLFNAIGNGDHPEWTLYVQIMPIEHAETYRFDPFDVTKVWSQKDYPLIELGKMVLNKNPENYFAEVEQATFSPGSFVPGIEASPDKMLQGRLFAYSDAHRYRVGANHNALPINRPRNEANTYQRDGQMRFDGNSGDSVYYEPNSQSGPTESHQNKQTGFPVSGVAENIPYDHNDHYTQPGDLYRLMSDDERERLVNNVVGAMKPVESDEIKLRQIKHFYKADPDYGERVAKGLSLPVPQNV; encoded by the coding sequence ATGGATGGTAAGAAAAAGAACCTTACGACGAGCTGGGGTGCGCCTGTTGGGGATAACCAAAACTCGATGACAGCCGGTGCACGTGGTCCGGTACTTATTCAAGATGTACACCTACTTGAAAAGCTGGCTCACTTCAACCGGGAGCGCGTACCAGAACGTGTTGTTCATGCGAAAGGTGCAGGTGCACATGGATATTTTGAAGTCACCAACGACTTGACGCAATATACGAAAGCGGATTTCTTATCCGAAGTTGGGAAAACAACCCCAATGTTCATCCGCTTTTCAACAGTAGCTGGAGAACTTGGATCCGCAGATACCGTCCGCGACCCGCGTGGTTTTGCAGTGAAATTTTACACAGAAGAAGGCAACTATGATTTAGTCGGGAACAATACACCGGTCTTTTTTATTCGTGATGCAATCAAATTCCCTGATTTTATCCATACACAAAAACGTCATCCGAAAACACATCTGAAAAATCCAAATGCCGTTTGGGACTTCTGGTCATTATCGCCTGAATCCTTGCACCAGGTTACAATCCTGATGTCTGACCGTGGAATTCCTGCAACTTTCCGTCATATGCACGGATTTGGGAGCCATACGTTCAAATGGGTGAATGAGGATGGAGATGCTGTTTGGGTAAAATATCACTTTAAAACAGAACAAGGTGTCAAGAATCTGACAGAAGAAGTCGCTACAAAAATTGCTGGTGAAAACCCGGATTACCATACCGAGGACTTATTTAATGCGATTGGAAACGGCGATCACCCTGAGTGGACACTCTACGTTCAAATCATGCCGATCGAGCACGCAGAAACGTACCGATTCGATCCATTTGATGTAACGAAGGTTTGGTCTCAGAAGGATTATCCATTAATCGAACTAGGTAAAATGGTATTGAATAAAAACCCTGAAAACTATTTTGCAGAAGTGGAGCAAGCAACCTTCTCCCCTGGTTCATTCGTTCCTGGAATTGAAGCTTCACCGGATAAAATGCTGCAAGGCCGTCTGTTTGCTTATTCGGATGCACATCGGTATCGTGTAGGTGCCAACCACAATGCATTGCCGATCAACCGCCCGCGTAATGAAGCAAACACATACCAGCGTGACGGACAAATGCGCTTTGATGGTAACAGTGGCGATTCCGTTTATTACGAACCGAACAGCCAGAGTGGACCAACAGAATCCCATCAAAATAAGCAAACTGGTTTCCCTGTTTCGGGAGTCGCTGAAAATATACCGTATGATCACAACGACCATTACACTCAGCCTGGTGATCTATACCGCCTGATGAGTGATGATGAGCGCGAACGTCTCGTTAATAACGTCGTCGGTGCAATGAAACCGGTCGAAAGCGATGAGATTAAGCTTCGACAGATCAAGCACTTCTATAAGGCTGACCCAGACTACGGAGAACGCGTCGCAAAAGGACTCAGCCTACCCGTACCGCAAAACGTATAA
- the galT gene encoding UDP-glucose--hexose-1-phosphate uridylyltransferase, with protein MDESIYKHIELLLQYGLKNELIEPIDYQYKKNAILEVLEIDQWEEPEIECKELPDHPAELLEPILDWAASREMLFNDSVTFRDLFDTKIMACFVPRPSVVIRDFYQTYENDGPQKATKIFYEKSKKCHYIRMDRIRKNDDWKVNTDYGELEITINLSKPEKDPAAIATAKSQKESTYPKCLLCKENVGYAGRIDHPARQNHRTIPVQLTEEMWHLQFSPYVYYKEHAIIFKNEHEPMKISRKTFQRLLDFVERFPHYFIGSNADLPIVGGSILSHDHFQGGLHTFPMAEAKVEHAFELEEFPHVHAGIVKWPMSVIRIWGSDREQLISAADSILHTWKGYSDPNAQVYAFTNGEPHNTVTPIARRRGEEYELDIVLRNNITSEKHPLGIFHPHRKVHHIKKENIGLIEVMGLAVLPGRLKKEIELLGRYLMMEEPLDLIKNDETVAKHTEWAASIIDKYELLNGTNIKEVFQSEIGFIFSEILEYAGVFKRTPEGKHAFNRFIESIGTINKTN; from the coding sequence ATGGATGAATCGATTTACAAGCACATTGAGTTGCTGCTTCAATACGGTCTAAAAAATGAACTAATCGAACCAATTGATTATCAATATAAAAAAAATGCGATCCTGGAAGTTTTAGAAATCGATCAGTGGGAAGAGCCAGAAATAGAGTGTAAGGAACTGCCCGATCATCCTGCTGAGCTTTTAGAACCTATTTTAGACTGGGCTGCTTCACGTGAAATGCTTTTCAACGATTCGGTTACCTTTCGTGATCTTTTCGATACAAAAATCATGGCTTGTTTCGTCCCGCGGCCTTCGGTGGTCATTCGTGACTTTTATCAAACCTATGAAAACGATGGGCCGCAAAAGGCAACGAAGATCTTTTATGAAAAGTCGAAAAAGTGCCATTACATCCGAATGGACCGGATTCGAAAAAATGATGATTGGAAGGTAAATACCGATTATGGTGAATTAGAAATTACGATTAACTTATCCAAACCGGAAAAGGACCCAGCGGCAATCGCTACAGCAAAGAGTCAAAAGGAGTCTACTTATCCGAAATGTCTTTTATGTAAGGAAAATGTCGGGTATGCCGGTCGAATCGATCATCCTGCCAGACAAAATCATCGGACGATTCCAGTACAACTTACAGAGGAAATGTGGCACCTGCAATTTTCACCGTATGTTTACTATAAAGAGCATGCGATCATTTTTAAAAATGAGCATGAACCGATGAAAATATCTAGAAAAACATTTCAACGTTTGTTAGATTTCGTAGAACGGTTTCCACATTATTTTATTGGTTCAAATGCTGATTTACCAATTGTAGGTGGTTCGATTTTAAGCCATGATCATTTCCAAGGCGGTTTACACACCTTCCCAATGGCGGAAGCGAAGGTGGAACATGCATTTGAACTTGAAGAATTTCCTCACGTACATGCAGGAATTGTGAAATGGCCGATGTCTGTCATCCGAATTTGGGGCTCTGATCGTGAACAACTAATTTCGGCAGCGGATTCGATCCTTCATACGTGGAAGGGATACAGCGATCCGAATGCTCAAGTCTATGCATTTACTAATGGGGAGCCGCATAATACAGTTACACCGATCGCTCGAAGGAGAGGAGAAGAATATGAACTTGATATCGTTCTCCGTAACAATATTACAAGTGAGAAGCATCCTTTAGGTATTTTTCATCCTCACCGAAAGGTTCATCACATTAAAAAAGAAAATATCGGCTTGATTGAAGTGATGGGACTTGCCGTTTTACCTGGCAGACTGAAAAAGGAAATCGAGTTGCTTGGCCGCTACTTAATGATGGAGGAACCACTGGATTTAATCAAAAATGACGAGACGGTTGCAAAACATACCGAGTGGGCTGCATCAATTATTGACAAATATGAGCTATTGAATGGGACGAATATAAAGGAAGTTTTCCAAAGCGAAATAGGGTTTATTTTTTCAGAAATTTTAGAGTATGCAGGTGTTTTTAAACGTACTCCTGAAGGTAAACATGCATTTAATCGATTTATCGAAAGTATCGGTACAATTAATAAAACCAATTAA
- the galE gene encoding UDP-glucose 4-epimerase GalE, producing MAVLVCGGAGYIGSHAVAELLAKGEKVVVVDNIQTGHQPAVVDGAVLYQGDLRDAEFLDRVFTENEIEDVMHFAASSLVGESVEKPLKYYENNVYGTLCLLKAMKKHQVKRIVFSSTAATYGEPKRIPIVETDPPKPTNPYGETKLAIERMLKWTDKAEGIRYTALRYFNVAGAHPVLDIGEDHAVETHLIPIVLQVALGKREKILIYGDDYSTDDGTCIRDYIHVSDLVQAHISALEKLRNGAKSEIYNLGNGNGFSVKEVIETARQVTGKSIPAEIAPRRNGDPAVLIASSEKAKKELEWEPEYADLMMIIESAWRWHQKHPDGYID from the coding sequence TTGGCAGTTCTTGTTTGTGGAGGAGCAGGATATATTGGAAGTCATGCAGTAGCCGAGTTGTTGGCAAAAGGTGAGAAAGTAGTCGTAGTGGATAATATACAAACAGGACATCAACCAGCAGTAGTTGACGGAGCCGTGTTATACCAGGGCGACCTTCGTGATGCCGAGTTCTTAGACCGGGTTTTTACGGAAAATGAGATTGAAGATGTCATGCATTTTGCGGCGAGTTCACTTGTCGGAGAAAGTGTTGAAAAGCCGTTAAAGTATTATGAAAACAATGTGTACGGAACCCTTTGTCTTTTAAAAGCGATGAAAAAGCATCAGGTGAAAAGGATCGTCTTTTCTTCAACGGCGGCAACGTACGGTGAACCGAAACGGATTCCTATCGTTGAAACGGATCCTCCTAAACCGACCAACCCGTATGGAGAAACGAAGCTTGCGATTGAAAGGATGCTTAAATGGACTGATAAGGCTGAAGGAATCCGGTATACGGCTCTTCGTTATTTTAATGTTGCAGGGGCGCATCCGGTTCTTGACATTGGAGAGGATCATGCAGTGGAAACCCATCTCATTCCAATTGTATTACAGGTCGCGCTTGGAAAACGGGAAAAGATTCTTATATATGGCGATGATTACAGTACAGATGACGGTACTTGTATCCGAGATTATATCCACGTATCAGACCTTGTCCAAGCTCACATTTCAGCATTAGAAAAATTGAGGAATGGAGCAAAAAGTGAAATCTACAACTTGGGGAATGGGAATGGTTTTTCAGTAAAAGAGGTCATCGAAACAGCCCGGCAAGTGACAGGGAAGAGCATTCCGGCAGAAATTGCTCCACGTCGAAACGGAGACCCTGCCGTACTGATCGCCTCATCGGAAAAAGCCAAAAAGGAGCTTGAATGGGAGCCTGAATATGCTGATCTGATGATGATCATCGAGAGTGCATGGCGATGGCACCAAAAGCATCCTGATGGATACATAGACTAA